A genomic region of Cannabis sativa cultivar Pink pepper isolate KNU-18-1 chromosome 1, ASM2916894v1, whole genome shotgun sequence contains the following coding sequences:
- the LOC115705049 gene encoding NADP-dependent malic enzyme: MESTMKEMRDGVSVLDLDPKSTVGGGVEDVYGEDRATEDQLVTPWTFSVASGYSLLRDPQHNKGLAFTQNERDSHYLRGLLPPAVVNQELQERKLMNSIRQYQVPLQKYVAMMDLQERNQRLFYKLLVDNVEELLPVVYTPTVGEACQKYGSIFRRPQGLYISLNEKGKILEVLKNWPERSIQVIVVTDGERILGLGDLGCQGMGIPVGKLALYTALGGLRPSSCLPVTIDVGTNNEELLNNEFYIGLRQRRATGKEYSELLHEFMTAVKQNYGEKVLVQFEDFANHNAFDLLAKYGTTHLVFNDDIQGTASVVLAGVVAALNLIGGSLNEHKFLFLGAGEAGTGIAELIALEVSKRTKVPLEETRKKIWLVDSKGLIVSSRKDSLQHFKQPWAHEHEPVKDLLSAVKAIKPTVLIGSSGVGRTFTKEVIEAVSSYNEKPLILALSNPTSQSECTAEEAYTWSEGRAIFASGSPFDPFEYNGKVYVSGQANNAYIFPGFGLGLVISGAIRVHDDMLLAASEALAGQVSKENYDMGLIYPPFSNIRKISAQIAASVAAKAYELGLATRLPRPADLFKYAESCMYTPNYRSYR, translated from the exons ATGGAAAGCACTATGAAAGAAATGAGGGATGGTGTTTCAGTCCTCGACTTGGACCCCAAATCCACCGTTGGTGGCGGAGTTGAGGACGTGTACGGCGAGGATCGTGCCACAGAGGACCAACTCGTCACCCCTTGGACCTTCTCCGTCGCCAG TGGATATTCTTTACTGAGGGATCCCCAACACAACAAAGGACTTGCATTTACTCAAAATGAAAGAGACTCCCATTACTTGCGAGGGCTTCTTCCTCCGGCTGTTGTGAATCAAGAGCTTCAG GAGAGAAAGTTGATGAACAGCATCAGACAATATCAAGTTCCACTGCAAAAATATGTAGCCATGATGGACCTTCAG gAGAGGAATCAAAGGCTTTTCTACAAACTTCTTGTTGACAATGTTGAGGAGTTGCTCCCAGTTGTTTACACTCCAACAGTTGGTGAAGCTTGTCAAAAATATGGGAGCATTTTCAGGCGTCCTCAGGGTCTTTACATAAGTTTGAATGAGAA GGGAAAAATTCTAGAGGTGCTGAAGAATTGGCCAGAAAGGAGTATTCAAGTTATTGTTGTTACTGATGGTGAGCGTATTTTAGGACTTGGGGACCTTGGTTGTCAG GGTATGGGGATTCCTGTAGGAAAATTGGCTTTGTACACGGCACTAGGAGGGCTTCGTCCTTCATCG TGTTTGCCTGTAACAATTGATGTGGGGACTAACAATGAGGAGTTGTTGAATAACGAATTCTACATTGGACTTAGGCAAAGGAGAGCAACTGGGAAG GAATATTCTGAGCTTTTGCACGAGTTCATGACCGCAGTTAAGCAAAACTATGGGGAAAAAGTTCTTGTGCAG TTCGAAGATTTTGCAAACCACAATGCTTTTGATCTGCTAGCGAAATATGGAACCACGCATCTTGTCTTCAACGATGATATACAG GGCACGGCTTCTGTTGTTCTTGCTGGAGTTGTGGCTGCTTTGAATTTGATTGGAGGCTCTTTGAATGAGCACAAATTCTTGTTTCTTGGTGCTGGGGAA GCTGGAACTGGTATAGCAGAGCTTATAGCTCTTGAGGTTTCGAAGCGG ACAAAGGTTCCGTTGGAAGAGACACGAAAGAAGATCTGGCTTGTGGATTCAAAG GGATTGATTGTTAGCTCTCGCAAAGATTCACTTCAGCACTTTAAGCAGCCTTGGGCTCATGAACATGAACCTGTCAAGGATCTCCTAAGTGCTGTCAAG GCAATTAAACCAACAGTTCTCATTGGATCTTCCGGGGTTGGAAGAACATTTACAAAGGAAGTGATCGAAGCTGTGTCCTCCTATAATGAG AAACCTCTCATTCTGGCTTTGTCTAATCCAACCTCACAGTCAGAATGCACAGCAGAAGAAGCTTACACTTGGAGTGAG GGGCGTGCAATTTTCGCAAGTGGAAGTCCATTTGATCCTTTCGAGTACAATGGGAAAGTCTATGTCTCTGGACAG GCCAACAATGCTTACATCTTCCCTGGATTCGGTCTTGGTTTGGTAATCTCTGGAGCAATCCGTGTACATGATGACATGCTTCTGGCAGCCT CTGAAGCCTTGGCAGGACAAGTTTCAAAGGAGAATTATGATATGGGACTGATATACCCACCATTTTCTAACATCAGAAAAATTTCAGCTCAGATAGCTGCCAGTGTTGCTGCCAAGGCATATGAACTTG GCCTGGCTACTCGTCTTCCTCGTCCGGCTGATCTTTTCAAGTATGCTGAGAGTTGTATGTATACTCCTAACTATCGCAGCTACCGCTGA
- the LOC115707727 gene encoding 2-oxoglutarate-Fe(II) type oxidoreductase hxnY isoform X2, whose product MENQIVNGSSHGSSFSALNCIDLSNPDIEHSVSLLKQACLDCGFFYVVNHGINEEFMDEVFHQSKRFFNLPLDEKMKLLRNEKNRGYTPVLDEHLDSENQVHGDYKEGYYIGVEVPEDDPEVEKPFYGPNLWPEQDKLSGWRETMERFHLEALEVARAVGRIIALALGLDKNFFDKPEMLGEPIATLRLLHYGGQVTSDPSKGIFGAGAHSDFGLITLLATDDVLGLQICKDKDAKPQVWEYVEPMKGAFIVNLGDMLERWSNCIFKSTLHRVLGNGQERYSIAYFVEPSHDCLVECLPTCKSEKNPPKFSPILCRTYLSQRYKDTHVDLNIYKEHQT is encoded by the exons ATGGAAAACCAAATCGTGAATGGTTCTTCTCATGGCTCAAGTTTCTCTGCTCTCAATTGTATCGATCTCTCAAACCCAGATATCGAACACTCCGTCTCTTTGCTTAAACAG GCATGTTTGGATTGTGGTTTTTTCTACGTAGTCAATCATGGAATAAACGAGGAATTCATGGATGAGGTTTTTCATCAGAGCAAGAGGTTTTTCAATTTGCCATTGGATGAAAAAATGAAGCTTTTGAGGAATGAGAAGAACAGGGGCTACACCCCTGTTCTTGATGAGCATCTTGATTCTGAAAACCAAGTTCACG GAGATTATAAAGAGGGGTATTACATAGGCGTTGAGGTACCTGAGGATGACCCAGAAGTGGAAAAACCATTTTATGGACCTAATCTTTGGCCTGAACAAG ATAAATTGTCTGGTTGGAGGGAAACCATGGAGAGATTTCATCTAGAGGCATT GGAAGTTGCAAGAGCGGTTGGAAGGATCATAGCTCTTGCTCTGGGACTGGACAAGAATTTCTTTGATAAGCCTGAAATGCTAGGCGAGCCTATTGCAACTCTGCGCTTACTTCACTATGGAG GTCAAGTTACTTCTGATCCATCTAAGGGCATATTTGGAGCTGGAGCTCATTCTGACTTTGGCTTGATAACCCTCTTGGCCACAGATGATGTGTTAGGTCTCCAA ATATGCAAAGATAAGGATGCTAAGCCTCAAGtatgggaatatgtagaaccaatGAAAGG AGCATTTATTGTGAATCTTGGTGACATGCTGGAGCGCTGGAGCAACTGTATTTTCAA GTCCACGTTGCACAGAGTCCTGGGAAACGGTCAAGAAAGATACTCA ATCGCATACTTTGTGGAGCCTAGTCACGATTGTCTTGTTGAGTGTTTGCCTACCTGCAAATCAGAAAAAAACCCTCCCAA GTTTTCTCCAATCTTATGCCGGACTTACCTTAGCCAACGGTATAAGGATACACATGTTGATCTGAACATCTACAAAGAACATCAAACGTAA
- the LOC115707727 gene encoding 2-oxoglutarate-Fe(II) type oxidoreductase hxnY isoform X1 — MENQIVNGSSHGSSFSALNCIDLSNPDIEHSVSLLKQACLDCGFFYVVNHGINEEFMDEVFHQSKRFFNLPLDEKMKLLRNEKNRGYTPVLDEHLDSENQVHVGDYKEGYYIGVEVPEDDPEVEKPFYGPNLWPEQDKLSGWRETMERFHLEALEVARAVGRIIALALGLDKNFFDKPEMLGEPIATLRLLHYGGQVTSDPSKGIFGAGAHSDFGLITLLATDDVLGLQICKDKDAKPQVWEYVEPMKGAFIVNLGDMLERWSNCIFKSTLHRVLGNGQERYSIAYFVEPSHDCLVECLPTCKSEKNPPKFSPILCRTYLSQRYKDTHVDLNIYKEHQT, encoded by the exons ATGGAAAACCAAATCGTGAATGGTTCTTCTCATGGCTCAAGTTTCTCTGCTCTCAATTGTATCGATCTCTCAAACCCAGATATCGAACACTCCGTCTCTTTGCTTAAACAG GCATGTTTGGATTGTGGTTTTTTCTACGTAGTCAATCATGGAATAAACGAGGAATTCATGGATGAGGTTTTTCATCAGAGCAAGAGGTTTTTCAATTTGCCATTGGATGAAAAAATGAAGCTTTTGAGGAATGAGAAGAACAGGGGCTACACCCCTGTTCTTGATGAGCATCTTGATTCTGAAAACCAAGTTCACG TAGGAGATTATAAAGAGGGGTATTACATAGGCGTTGAGGTACCTGAGGATGACCCAGAAGTGGAAAAACCATTTTATGGACCTAATCTTTGGCCTGAACAAG ATAAATTGTCTGGTTGGAGGGAAACCATGGAGAGATTTCATCTAGAGGCATT GGAAGTTGCAAGAGCGGTTGGAAGGATCATAGCTCTTGCTCTGGGACTGGACAAGAATTTCTTTGATAAGCCTGAAATGCTAGGCGAGCCTATTGCAACTCTGCGCTTACTTCACTATGGAG GTCAAGTTACTTCTGATCCATCTAAGGGCATATTTGGAGCTGGAGCTCATTCTGACTTTGGCTTGATAACCCTCTTGGCCACAGATGATGTGTTAGGTCTCCAA ATATGCAAAGATAAGGATGCTAAGCCTCAAGtatgggaatatgtagaaccaatGAAAGG AGCATTTATTGTGAATCTTGGTGACATGCTGGAGCGCTGGAGCAACTGTATTTTCAA GTCCACGTTGCACAGAGTCCTGGGAAACGGTCAAGAAAGATACTCA ATCGCATACTTTGTGGAGCCTAGTCACGATTGTCTTGTTGAGTGTTTGCCTACCTGCAAATCAGAAAAAAACCCTCCCAA GTTTTCTCCAATCTTATGCCGGACTTACCTTAGCCAACGGTATAAGGATACACATGTTGATCTGAACATCTACAAAGAACATCAAACGTAA